In the genome of Deltaproteobacteria bacterium, one region contains:
- a CDS encoding cyclic nucleotide-binding domain-containing protein, with protein sequence MTNVAPGCVHLKRGDLTVLFGCPNEILKVILQKKLTMPSAIVLPDTFHKDGSSLVAVEFPFYHFVFVQGALASGRKMRIYGTRSQCNRIREMLRITLLGPTDEEMRAWKVPPSVRKYLRADLDYLAVKHADGSIRQIDDFIDFVEFQGSHAALLIDDEDNPLYVRKLGDDRFALLGAEDGRDVIETVEIPLDQPIEPPYSTPIAQSAQLPSILAVDLLGASNGFDPNFPTTCYLLWLSGVAVLWDCPAFTHHQLKQRGVSKESVKAIIVTHVHDDHLNFLEFLLDKHRPLVISTPEIFECLLIKMGAILGESPGSIRDYMDFMPVPVDEPVRLFGVDFRFFYGVHSIPALGAEMSVRDKDGKLHSVYISGDTLHHRGLDEMHGKGLLEAARRDQLKSFLGKRYDLLVMDGGGEPIHLDPKDFAGSDQKLVVTHRSTYDGKLGPNSVVARPGDSFQVVPADTVHPFHVLGILESLKLFDIRNRYWIDIILTRGTVRNVQKGETIVREGTRGDTFYFVLAGSFDVTVAGTRVAELERGDFFGEIAILQQMERTASVTAASASTVFELPGDLFMEFVAENGLEQTFMKLWAHRKAIKEVELFAGLDASAIHRISLVAETLVFKPRQTIVGETEVAKAQNIYIIQEGSVRLSQGGKPLKDERGRPLELGPGRYFGKNVRIAGVQLARYRATTEGGCRVLVISRDKLRALEQEMPVIRHRIRLVMGNETAGVRKTARNGAAPRRAASARR encoded by the coding sequence TTGACGAATGTTGCACCGGGATGTGTTCACCTCAAAAGGGGTGACCTCACCGTCTTGTTCGGATGCCCGAACGAGATTCTCAAGGTAATCCTCCAGAAAAAGCTGACCATGCCGTCGGCGATCGTGCTGCCGGACACCTTCCACAAGGACGGCTCCTCGCTCGTCGCGGTCGAGTTCCCGTTTTACCACTTCGTGTTCGTGCAGGGCGCGCTGGCGAGCGGCCGGAAAATGCGCATTTACGGAACCCGGTCTCAATGCAACCGCATCCGTGAAATGCTCAGGATCACGCTGCTGGGGCCGACGGACGAGGAGATGCGAGCCTGGAAGGTTCCGCCTTCGGTGCGGAAATACCTCCGGGCCGATCTGGACTATCTGGCCGTCAAGCATGCCGACGGTTCCATCCGGCAGATCGACGATTTCATTGATTTCGTCGAATTCCAGGGTTCCCACGCCGCGTTGCTGATCGATGACGAGGACAATCCCCTCTACGTGAGAAAGCTCGGCGACGACCGGTTCGCGCTGCTCGGCGCCGAGGACGGCCGCGATGTGATCGAAACGGTCGAGATACCGCTCGACCAGCCCATCGAACCGCCCTATTCGACGCCCATCGCCCAGAGCGCGCAGTTGCCATCGATCCTGGCCGTGGACCTTCTGGGCGCCTCCAATGGGTTCGACCCGAACTTCCCGACGACCTGCTATCTGCTGTGGCTGTCCGGCGTGGCCGTCCTGTGGGACTGCCCGGCATTCACTCACCACCAGCTCAAGCAGCGCGGGGTTTCGAAGGAGTCGGTCAAGGCAATCATCGTCACCCATGTCCACGACGACCACCTGAACTTCCTGGAGTTCCTGCTCGACAAGCACCGGCCGCTCGTCATCTCCACGCCGGAGATATTCGAATGCCTGCTCATCAAGATGGGCGCGATCCTGGGCGAGAGCCCCGGTTCGATCCGCGACTACATGGACTTCATGCCGGTGCCGGTGGACGAGCCGGTGCGGCTTTTCGGCGTCGATTTCCGGTTCTTCTACGGGGTCCATTCGATCCCCGCGCTCGGCGCCGAGATGTCGGTCCGCGACAAGGACGGCAAGCTGCATAGCGTCTATATCTCCGGCGACACGCTTCACCACCGGGGCCTGGACGAGATGCACGGGAAGGGGCTCCTGGAGGCTGCCCGCCGGGACCAGCTCAAGAGCTTCCTTGGCAAGCGGTACGATCTTCTGGTGATGGATGGCGGCGGGGAGCCCATTCATCTCGATCCCAAGGATTTCGCCGGTTCCGACCAGAAGCTGGTGGTCACGCACCGGTCCACCTATGACGGGAAACTCGGGCCCAATTCGGTTGTCGCCCGGCCCGGCGATTCGTTCCAGGTGGTTCCGGCCGATACGGTGCACCCGTTCCATGTCCTTGGTATTCTGGAATCGCTCAAGCTGTTCGATATCCGTAACCGCTACTGGATCGACATCATCCTGACCCGCGGGACCGTCCGGAACGTGCAGAAGGGGGAGACCATCGTTCGTGAGGGAACCCGCGGGGACACGTTCTATTTCGTGCTTGCGGGTTCATTCGACGTGACCGTCGCCGGCACGCGGGTGGCCGAGCTGGAGCGCGGCGACTTCTTCGGCGAAATCGCCATCCTCCAGCAGATGGAGCGCACCGCCTCGGTGACGGCGGCGTCGGCCTCGACGGTGTTCGAGCTGCCAGGCGATCTCTTCATGGAGTTCGTGGCGGAAAACGGGCTCGAACAGACATTCATGAAGCTCTGGGCCCACCGCAAGGCGATCAAGGAAGTGGAGCTGTTCGCCGGGCTGGATGCCTCGGCGATCCACCGGATCTCGCTCGTCGCCGAAACGCTGGTCTTCAAGCCCCGCCAGACGATCGTCGGCGAGACGGAAGTCGCCAAGGCGCAGAATATCTACATCATCCAGGAAGGCTCGGTTCGTCTCAGCCAGGGAGGCAAGCCGCTCAAGGACGAGCGCGGCCGCCCGCTGGAACTGGGCCCCGGCCGGTATTTCGGCAAGAACGT